The genomic DNA ACAGGGGACAAATAACGTGATCCAATTCGTTCAACAAATCTGCAAGCCTATCTTCATTATCTAGGATTTTATCGTACTCGTTCATTAACCTGAGGATGAAAGTATATccaatcaaaataaattcaaaacgtTAAAGTGAAGCaagtataaaaaattaccatttcAACTCATCATCTAAtagttcatttttgatttcgtcTAATTCTTGTAAATTTCTATCTAATTCAGTACTATTCTGAGCCAAGTCGCCCGAGGACGAACTGCGCATAGATTTCAAATCCTCTTTGATAATGTTAGTAAGGGTGTTTtgtatttcttcgttttctggAATACTTCTATTCACATCTAAGAATTTCCATCTGTTTTCTCGCCATCTTTGTTGACATTTCTGAAAGCAAAACATGCGTAGTTCAATCGACAAACACACCGATACATTGATAACCCATTGGCCGTCGTAATCAAagttcaatatgtatgtagctagttCTACATGTGTGGATTTCCACATTCATACCTTACGAAGCACATCTTTAAACTTGGGCGATTCACTTTTGAGACGGACGAAAGATTCTCTACTTTTAGATTTGACACAATTCGACATGATGTAGGTATAGTTCTGGAAAGTAATGATTGCAATTCAAAAGTCACATTGAATAATTACATATAGATCTATGGAATgttaatataagtatatatatactgaTGAAAATGTCAGGTGAATGTCACTCGGAaggaaaacgaagaaatgtGATTTTCGATGGCGCGCTGTCACCCTTTTCAAGTATGGCCAACATAGCTATATTACCGACCATGAGTTTTACATTTTGAAGGTTAATAAatcgttcatttttattacagttATAAAGAGTTTAATCGcagttgttattttattttatgtcacACGAGAATATATACTGCAAAAACATGATAAGGCTGTTAcgtgaaaaaaattgttgttatggatttctacatatgtttattaaccATTTTATTTGCTGATTTTTCTTTCTTATTTAACTCGTCGTTTTATTATCGTTTTAATGAGCAGATTGGATGACCTGTACTCACTGTCCAATCAGTGATCAAATTGAATTGCTTATGAGCGAGCGGCGCTCGACAGCCAATGAAGTCAAATTCACTAATATATCTCATTTCGTTAAGTATGCGTTGATTATAAACTAAAATTactattcaatgcatttttcattcaatttttgaAAGCTTGTATGGCTtgatggttgcgtttatgttatgcaccgagagattactgggttcgatcccctgctaatctttaatactgctggttagacttggatatttgtgactccaagtcgatcgtttcttatcagagtttgcaaatttatctgattttcagtgttgaaacggtttctcaaattagaaaaaatcatgctacccgctgtcacaaatatctgaatttgatttatgtacaatatctaaaaaaatatgtacaagtctaaattcatacatgtatcaatgaattaattattaatttcatgttctttagtctttcgaaatacagtgatttatcgGTGGCCGTCACTGCATTGAAAGTtactttcgatctttcgacttttgttcaagtcactttcgatgcagtgacccagacccgTAAAAAAAATCTACGCAACACTATCGTATTGGAGGTAACGTGAACGAAATACAGGTGGGATGATTTTAGCTCAACAAGGAAATATTACAGAAAAGAAATACTTTTCCCAGATCCAATCAAGTTTTTATTgtaaacggtaaacggattattccgcaaaaagcaatgtcgtgcaagtcactaaaatctcgatgtcgtaacatctggcactcgggttctcgttagtacaatatttcgattTGGATTGATGGTTTTTGGGTGCTAGATGTTCTGTGATCGCGATTTTAgcgacttgcgcgagatcgctttttgcggaatactATCACGGAACCCCCGAAAACAGCTCACTTGGCGAACACTATAgtagttcggtgattattggtcacaaagatcttgcccaaaagtcactaaaacctcttaaaactatcatactaacgatagctctagtgccaaatattccgtattcgcgattttcatggcaaaaattgtcttttgggcgatcgcaatgtgactaaatCCATTTTCCCACTATAGTGTTTCTTGGAGGTGAAGAGGggtttccagaatcggagagaaagacgcatcAGCGTTGTAGAAGTGGTTTATTAGGTCGGCACCCGTCGGCTCTCCAGCTCGGAATACTTTCCAGTTCGAGAGCgcccaatatttatacccatcgggcacaatacagatacatacataatcgagaacctattggtcgatgagtcgcgcGATCTTATTGGTCTTAACATACTTCTCTATACGTCGAGGCATAGGCGGATCCAGACAATGGTCAAGGAGGGGGTCATTTGGGGATTTGCTGCTATAACAGCACGAACGGTCACTTTCATTTTTAGACCCTTACATGTAGGTAGAAAACTCGTGCAACAATGTACGTTTAAAATAAATGGaacttaatatttataaaaatataaatccgttacaaataatatatatttaaatatgaaaaatttacaatatatatgaaattagatTCATtcctagggggggggggggctatggCACCCCCCTTGGATCCACCTATGCGTCGAGGTCATTTTGGcacgaacgagagatcaggtgattagtgctcgtaaaccggtaaacggactactagtcacatGGGAACCAGTCACAGAACAATTGGTCGCTTTAGATCGGTCAcattaaaactggtcacgagaaaactggtcacacccgaaaattggtcacgaaaagaCTGGTCAGgtccaaaaattcgaccaatttttaatttttgggtgtgaccagttttagtgtgacgggtgatcacgtgtgaccgatctagagtgaccggttgtcctgtgactggttcacatttgactagtaatcaccgaacccgtaAACTATCGGTCCATGAGCGTCACCCACCTAATCTCGGTAAACGgattactagtcatatgtgaaccagtcacaggacaaccggtcgctctagattggtcacacgtgatcacctgtcgcactaaaactggtcacgagaaaactggttgaccgattttagggtgtgaccagttttagtgtgaccgatctagagcgaccggttgtcctgtgaccggttcatatttgactagtaatcaccgaaccctaatTTCTACGTTACAATAGTATGTGATTGCAGGTAGTCCAATGCTGCCAACTGAATACCAtgtaataattagaggtaggaccggaagcgcgccgtctattgttccattattgtaaatgctttgtaaaaaaggttcggcaaacctttaacaatgcattgacaacatgtgaacaatggacagcgcgctctgggtccgctctttagtaataatagaagaaaagaaaaaaaccaCTTAAACCCCATTAAACTTAACATAATAAACAATAGTATTCATCGGGACTTG from Arctopsyche grandis isolate Sample6627 chromosome 1, ASM5162203v2, whole genome shotgun sequence includes the following:
- the Ripalpha gene encoding RPA-interacting protein alpha, whose protein sequence is MSNCVKSKSRESFVRLKSESPKFKDVLRKKCQQRWRENRWKFLDVNRSIPENEEIQNTLTNIIKEDLKSMRSSSSGDLAQNSTELDRNLQELDEIKNELLDDELKWLMNEYDKILDNEDRLADLLNELDHVICPLCQKNTLVIECSQFASFAVCTCGVKIPTNLQLPQIKDNITKCIGIHDCNCDHNPQFEIINEDGENHLYLLCYVCSNFSMLL